Proteins found in one Kluyveromyces marxianus DMKU3-1042 DNA, complete genome, chromosome 2 genomic segment:
- the ADE2 gene encoding phosphoribosylaminoimidazole carboxylase ADE2 has protein sequence MDQRTVGILGGGQLGRMIVEAAHRLNVKTIILDAENSPAKQINALSEHVNGSFSKPEDIKKIASMCDVLTVEIEHVDVPTLKQVQIDHPNLKIYPDPETIALIQDKFTQKQYLIKNNISVAESVSVESDEKSLAEVGSQFGYPFMLKSRTLAYDGRGNFVVKSKDSIPEALSVLKDRPLYAEKWAPFVKELAVMVVRSPENAVFSYSTVETIHKDNICHTCYAPARVPDSVQLKAKLLAEQAVAAFPGAGIFGVEMFYLEDGELLINEIAPRPHNSGHYTIDACVTSQFEAHIRSILNLPMPKEFTSLSTTNTNAIMLNILGDNEVKNNELKICERALNTPGASVYLYGKESRPKRKMGHINIIGSSMVECERKLNFIQYGEETYKNSEASKSAVPGTSSKPLVSVIMGSDSDLPVMSKACDILNDFNVPYEVTIVSAHRTPHRMSKFAIEAGNRGIKAIIAGAGGAAHLPGMVAAMTPLPVIGVPVKGSCLDGVDSLHSIVQMPRGIPVATVAINNSTNAALLAIRILGAYDSSYFVKMQKFLMKQEEEVLTKAEKIENIGYQEYLRK, from the coding sequence ATGGACCAAAGAACTGTTGGTATTTTAGGTGGTGGCCAATTGGGCCGTATGATAGTGGAGGCCGCTCACAGATTGAACGTCAAGACTATCATATTGGATGCTGAAAACTCGCCAGCAAAGCAGATCAATGCTTTGTCCGAACATGTTAACGGTTCGTTTTCAAAACCAGAAGATATCAAGAAAATCGCTTCCATGTGCGATGTTTTAACTGTGGAAATTGAGCATGTCGATGTCCCAACTCTTAAGCAGGTCCAAATCGACCATCCAAACTTGAAGATATATCCAGACCCAGAAACAATTGCCTTAATTCAAGATAAGTTCACTCAAAAGCAATACTTGATCAAGAACAATATTAGCGTTGCTGAATCTGTTTCAGTCGAAAGTGACGAAAAATCCTTGGCTGAGGTCGGCTCTCAATTTGGATATCCATTTATGCTGAAATCCAGAACCCTTGCTTATGATGGCAGAGGAAATTTTGTAGTCAAGTCTAAGGACTCAATTCCAGAAGCACTCAGTGTGTTAAAAGATCGCCCGCTATACGCAGAAAAATGGGCACCATTCGTAAAGGAACTAGCAGTGATGGTAGTAAGATCCCCAGAAAATGCAGTGTTTTCTTATTCGACGGTAGAGACCATCCACAAAGATAACATCTGTCACACCTGTTACGCCCCAGCTAGAGTTCCAGACTCAGTGCAATTGAAAGCAAAGTTGTTGGCTGAACAAGCAGTTGCAGCATTCCCAGGTGCTGGTATTTTCGGTGTAGAGATGTTCTACTTAGAAGACGGGGAGTTATTGATTAACGAGATCGCGCCAAGACCACATAATTCCGGCCATTATACCATCGACGCATGCGTCACCTCTCAATTCGAAGCCCATATCAGATCTATATTAAATTTGCCTATGCCAAAAGAATTCACTTCCTTGTCCACAACTAACACTAACGCTATTATGTTGAACATATTAGGAGATAACGAAGTGAAGAATAATGAACTAAAAATCTGTGAAAGAGCACTAAATACGCCGGGTGCATCTGTGTACTTATACGGTAAGGAATCAAgaccaaaaagaaaaatgggTCATATTAACATTATTGGTTCTTCAATGGTTGAATGCGAACGTAAGTTAAATTTCATCCAGTACGGTGAAGAAACTTATAAAAACAGCGAAGCTAGCAAATCTGCCGTTCCTGGTACTTCTTCGAAACCATTAGTTAGCGTTATTATGGGATCCGATTCCGATCTTCCTGTCATGTCTAAAGCCTGCGATATTCTCAATGACTTTAACGTCCCATACGAGGTTACTATCGTTTCGGCCCATAGAACTCCTCACAGAATGTCCAAGTTCGCTATCGAAGCAGGTAACCGTGGTATAAAGGCGATCATTGCTGGTGCAGGAGGTGCCGCTCATTTGCCAGGTATGGTTGCAGCCATGACACCACTACCTGTTATCGGTGTTCCTGTCAAGGGATCATGTTTGGATGGTGTTGATTCTTTGCATTCTATCGTCCAAATGCCAAGAGGTATACCAGTTGCTACTGTTGCAATCAACAATAGTACCAACGCTGCTTTACTAGCTATTAGAATTCTTGGTGCTTATGATTCTAGTTACTTTGTAAAGATGCAAAAATTCCTAATGAaacaagaggaagaggTCTTGACTAAGGCCgaaaagattgaaaatatCGGATACCAAGAATATTTGAGGAAATAA
- a CDS encoding GAL4 domain-containing family protein, whose amino-acid sequence MTDSIDDVMDKTGSIYNKKRRVAKRACLACREKKIKCDGEMHPGPDGGPGRCTNCANTGGTCVFVASNRGGRRVFGKMKHQQQRQNSPTSTSSYSRRDSGHNSSVSSNASFTAPNTVVSSSAPKLVNSSTLNASGENPASPAPNSATTTNNNNNNNNNNNNNNSNNNNINTSPSASIQSIPTPTSHILPFPPLEKNGQFIIERRALGANPAINSKDDSGNQNEYYKNPLNNYGIPKQVQYHGISMPGFMLPVNNAENNNMYQNAVPGQKLYDGVHIHTIYNQYPPMTSFLPIQHAGNVNNVSSVGVMQNRNYGPNPNMSAIPLVNPTVNLQNGQHNSASPIQMGNWVSPVGPRNRGNSISIPSPNTQGDLKDDNAVADPHTKKISENTNTIPKDHVVTEKSDGSSNELSPVANIVQESSTVTHPSLIKVASPLSDRQSEKYCSASNPSQEEQQFHVIHDSMIHARHFPNFPSVSTALVLVDLFYDYVHSKINILQPKEEQIYVVISRMDISLTYAIFLCAMPYIHMQKKNDKRKVESLPTPKECLRIISENWEDLDYLQSLQTLNILVYYFTCIKIDKISVTAYLDKLIKTIAYSNVVSEYRTCSDLAELFEISTIKTLVQSRLLLMNLWVGFSQLCHVRFFFMDHNLLHDSLNLLCSTDERLENRILPFGLLIFFWYRKNKQQDFPDEIPALAKSSEDTKKLFLLHLKDLEDNFTPDAMSSSLYHFYLCKIFHDWRNKKLSNFTALNKVDTLETSVQGKLFELKNDKTVMLINWDVLNTLSISESVKLTLRDTPPTLEILHFDVFAPEIKFIEISELDAAVAKKIPLFEAFYVMQCFQSLLQVLDIVALIEIALGKLPVCTSGVQQVRYVTMSLFEKYSNDNKQGNVLGDDSAGVQTDKLDDDTSRSLQECDLDFNERKVQLWMKYPTVFYGLVRFALPKLLNYIVFFKFMKFVPFDNKCALVYANKSLLLDEGQFNLKNLLARAKDTMYFGGANLSDSELLSKLVSTLELAYLKEKLNVLIEFTKNVSSVMDSKEQIHKNLQDLEQYISDILGFAF is encoded by the coding sequence ATGACCGATTCCATCGACGATGTTATGGATAAAACAGGCAGTATTTATAATAAGAAGAGAAGGGTAGCGAAAAGAGCTTGTTTGGCATGCagggaaaagaagatcaaatGCGATGGTGAAATGCACCCTGGTCCCGATGGTGGACCCGGAAGGTGTACAAATTGCGCAAACACTGGGGGCACATGCGTCTTTGTTGCTAGCAATAGAGGGGGTAGAAGGGTTTTTGGTAAAATGAAACACCAGCAACAGCGACAAAACTCTCCTACATCAACATCTTCCTACTCGAGAAGGGACTCCGGTCACAATAGCTCGGTTAGTAGTAATGCATCCTTTACGGCCCCAAATACAGTGGTGAGTAGTAGTGCTCCAAAGCTCGTTAACTCGTCGACTTTGAATGCATCTGGTGAAAATCCTGCAAGTCCAGCACCCAATAGTGCTACTACTAcgaataataataataataataataataataataataacaataatagtaataataataatattaatacatCGCCTTCAGCCAGCATTCAATCCATACCTACCCCTACTAGTCATATCCTACCATTTCCGCctcttgaaaaaaatggacAGTTCATCATTGAACGACGTGCGCTTGGTGCAAACCCAGCtataaattcaaaagatgatTCTGGTAATCAAAAtgaatattataaaaacCCTCTCAATAATTATGGAATTCCAAAGCAAGTTCAATACCATGGTATTTCAATGCCAGGTTTTATGTTGCCTGTCAACAATGCAGAAAATAACAACATGTATCAGAATGCAGTACCAGGACAAAAATTGTATGATGGTGTCCATATCCACACAATTTACAACCAATATCCACCAATGACGTCATTTCTACCAATTCAACATGCTGGAAATGTGAATAATGTGAGTAGTGTCGGAGTAATGCAGAATAGAAATTATGGTCCGAATCCAAACATGTCTGCAATCCCCTTAGTTAATCCGACTGTTAATCTTCAAAATGGACAACATAATAGCGCATCGCCTATACAAATGGGTAACTGGGTAAGCCCAGTTGGCCCTAGGAACAGAGGAAATTCTATATCCATACCAAGTCCCAACACCCAGGGTGATTTGAAAGATGATAACGCTGTGGCGGATCCTCATACGAAGAAAATTTCAGAAAATACCAATACTATCCCAAAAGATCATGTCGTTACAGAGAAATCAGATGGTTCTTCTAACGAACTTTCCCCCGTTGCaaatattgttcaagaatCATCAACTGTAACACACCCTTCTTTGATCAAAGTAGCATCGCCTCTTTCGGATCGACAATCCGAGAAGTATTGTTCGGCATCAAATCCAtcccaagaagaacaacaatTTCATGTTATTCATGATTCAATGATTCATGCAAGACATTTTCCCAATTTCCCTTCAGTTTCTACCGCTCTTGTTCTAGTAGACTTATTTTACGATTATGTTCATTCCAAAATTAATATTCTACAGCCGAAAGAAGAGCAAATATACGTCGTGATCTCAAGAATGGATATCAGTTTAACTTATGCCATATTTTTATGCGCAATGCCCTATATTCAtatgcaaaagaaaaatgacaAGCGAAAGGTAGAATCACTTCCAACACCTAAAGAGTGCCTCAGAATTATATCTGAAAACTGGGAAGACTTGGATTATTTACAGTCTTTACAGACTCTTAACATATTGGTGTACTATTTCACTTGCATCAAAATAGATAAAATATCTGTCACAGCTTACCTTGATAAGctaataaaaacaatagCTTACAGTAATGTGGTTAGTGAATATCGTACTTGTTCGGATCTAGCTGAATTGTTTGAAATCTCCACAATAAAAACTTTGGTACAGAGCAGGCTTCTTCTAATGAACCTCTGGGTAGGATTTTCCCAACTGTGTCATGTAAGGTTCTTTTTCATGGATCATAACTTACTTCATGATTCTCTGAACTTATTGTGTTCAACTGATGAAAGATTAGAAAATCGTATCTTGCCATTCGGCTTGctaattttcttttggtatAGAAAAAATAAGCAGCAAGATTTCCCAGATGAAATTCCAGCATTGGCAAAATCTAGTGAAGATACTAAAAAGCTATTTTTGCTTCACTTAAAGGACTTAGAGGATAATTTTACCCCTGATGCAATGTCGTCATCTCTATACCATTTCTACTTATGCAAAATATTCCATGATTGGAGAAATAAAAAGCTAAGCAACTTTACGGCTTTGAATAAAGTGGATACACTAGAAACATCAGTTCAGGGTaaactttttgaattgaaaaatgacaaaaCAGTAATGCTAATTAATTGGGATGTTTTGAACACATTGTCTATCTCAGAGAGTGTGAAGTTAACATTGAGGGATACTCCACCAACGCTCGAAATTTTGCATTTTGATGTGTTTGCACCTGAAATAAAAttcattgaaatttcaGAATTGGATGCTGCAGTCGCAAAAAAGATTCCTCTCTTTGAAGCTTTCTATGTAATGCAATGTTTCCAAAGTTTACTTCAGGTTTTGGATATTGTTGCTTTAATCGAAATAGCTCTCGGAAAGCTTCCTGTTTGCACATCTGGTGTGCAACAAGTTCGTTATGTCACGATGTCtttatttgaaaaatactCTAATGACAATAAACAGGGGAACGTATTGGGAGATGATAGTGCTGGTGTGCAGACGGATAAACTAGATGATGACACTTCAAGATCATTGCAAGAGTGCGATTTGGATTTTAATGAAAGAAAGGTACAATTATGGATGAAGTACCCTACAGTTTTTTATGGTCTCGTAAGATTTGCCCTTCCAAAGTTATTAAATtacattgtttttttcaaatttatGAAGTTTGTGccatttgataataaatGCGCTTTGGTATATGCTAATAAATCACTTCTCCTTGATGAAGGGCAATTTAATTTAAAAAACTTGCTGGCAAGAGCGAAGGATACTATGTACTTCGGTGGTGCAAATTTATCTGATAGTGAACTTTTATCGAAGTTAGTTTCTACTCTCGAACTTGCttatttgaaagagaaattaAATGTTTTAATAGAGTTTACTAAAAATGTCAGTTCCGTCATGGATTCGAAGGAGCAAATCCACAAAAATCTTCAAGATTTAGAGCAATATATCAGTGATATTCTGGGTTTTGCCTTTTAG